One genomic window of Niveibacterium sp. SC-1 includes the following:
- a CDS encoding EI24 domain-containing protein encodes MTFRSSATIPERLKEALSCFMLGLRDARHPQSLLSTLCLWVFAWVAVGVVFYAFLERLFALALEATATLIMVGSALIPDHGGGGLAGGGIAAAGTATVWGLGVAGVLVASTYVLLSLLTVRLLAEIFVMGWIRKRALSRYPALRERKAAPAARSPFLKEWAGTWGLLLISPACLLLPVAGSLLLLVLLCYLNARFLVNDALEDIPTDATPAQMSQELRLELLAIGLISVLACAIPFLGLLAPWATGAAVCHLNFRRLSTTANPLPAQMQAA; translated from the coding sequence ATGACCTTCAGATCCAGCGCCACCATTCCGGAACGACTCAAGGAAGCCTTGAGCTGCTTCATGCTTGGCCTTCGCGATGCCCGGCACCCCCAGTCCCTGCTGTCGACCCTTTGCCTGTGGGTCTTTGCATGGGTTGCAGTGGGCGTCGTGTTCTACGCGTTTCTCGAACGCCTGTTCGCGTTGGCTCTGGAAGCCACCGCCACCTTGATCATGGTGGGCTCCGCCCTGATCCCGGATCACGGCGGCGGAGGGTTGGCTGGCGGCGGCATCGCGGCCGCTGGAACGGCGACCGTATGGGGACTCGGCGTGGCCGGCGTTCTTGTCGCGTCGACCTACGTCCTCTTGTCCCTGCTGACCGTCCGGCTCCTGGCAGAAATCTTCGTGATGGGATGGATACGCAAGCGCGCGCTGTCCCGCTACCCCGCGCTACGCGAACGCAAGGCCGCACCAGCTGCTCGAAGCCCCTTCTTGAAAGAATGGGCAGGCACCTGGGGACTGCTTCTGATTTCCCCCGCCTGCCTGCTGCTGCCGGTGGCCGGTTCGCTCCTGCTACTCGTTCTGCTGTGCTACCTCAATGCGCGCTTCCTGGTGAACGACGCCCTGGAGGACATTCCGACCGACGCCACGCCCGCGCAGATGTCGCAAGAGCTGCGGCTGGAGTTGCTGGCCATCGGCCTAATCTCCGTGCTCGCCTGCGCGATTCCGTTCCTCGGGCTGCTGGCCCCCTGGGCGACCGGCGCCGCGGTCTGTCACCTGAACTTCAGACGTCTGAGCACGACTGCAAACCCATTGCCGGCACAGATGCAGGCGGCGTGA
- a CDS encoding SDR family NAD(P)-dependent oxidoreductase has product MDQPLAIVTGGSSGIGQHLVIALARAGYAVAFSYHSQPASAQATVEMLAGEGRQAMAAACDGGLKADVERFISSAVAWAARAPELLVNNAGIQTWSPLLDLTEERWDAVIRTNLKGCFLHTQLAGRLMAEAGRGGSIVNIGSGCNKVAFPNLVDYTASKGGIEQFTKSSAVELGKFGITVNCVAPGAIATERTAAEAPDYAGQWSPLTPLGRVGTPEDVAGVVLFFASNAARFVTGQTLWVDGGLFSRAPWPDY; this is encoded by the coding sequence ATGGACCAGCCCCTCGCCATCGTCACCGGTGGCAGCAGTGGTATCGGCCAGCACCTGGTCATCGCGTTGGCCAGGGCCGGGTATGCGGTCGCGTTCAGCTACCACAGTCAGCCAGCGTCGGCTCAGGCCACCGTGGAAATGCTGGCCGGGGAGGGACGCCAGGCAATGGCGGCGGCGTGCGATGGCGGCCTCAAGGCGGACGTGGAGCGGTTCATCTCCAGCGCCGTGGCGTGGGCCGCCCGGGCCCCGGAGCTGCTCGTCAACAATGCCGGCATCCAGACCTGGTCACCGCTGCTCGACCTGACCGAGGAGCGCTGGGATGCGGTGATCCGGACCAATCTGAAAGGGTGCTTCCTGCACACCCAATTGGCGGGACGCCTGATGGCCGAAGCCGGGCGTGGCGGGTCCATCGTCAACATCGGCTCGGGCTGCAACAAGGTGGCTTTTCCGAATCTGGTCGATTACACGGCGTCCAAAGGCGGCATCGAGCAGTTCACCAAATCCTCCGCCGTAGAACTCGGCAAGTTCGGCATCACGGTCAATTGCGTGGCTCCGGGCGCGATCGCGACAGAGCGCACGGCGGCGGAGGCACCTGACTACGCGGGCCAGTGGTCCCCCCTCACACCCTTGGGCCGAGTCGGTACCCCTGAAGACGTGGCCGGTGTGGTGCTCTTCTTCGCAAGCAATGCGGCGCGCTTCGTGACGGGGCAGACACTGTGGGTCGATGGCGGACTGTTCAGTCGCGCTCCCTGGCCCGACTACTGA